In Chlorocebus sabaeus isolate Y175 chromosome 2, mChlSab1.0.hap1, whole genome shotgun sequence, the genomic stretch gagaccagcctgactaatatggtgaaaccccgtctttactgaaaatacaaaacattagtcaggtgtggtggcgtgcgcctgtagtcccagctattcgggaggctgaggcagaagaatcgcttgaacccgggaggcggagcttgcagtgagcagagatcaccacttcactccagccgggttgacagagcgagacttcatctcaaaaaaaaaaaaaaaaaaaaaaaaggaaaaagaaaaagataattggAAGACGCTTGGCTTAAATGAATGGCAAATTCAGCCTCTCTGGTCTGGTCATCAAAGAAACACCAATTAAATAATATGGTGCCATTGCCACCAAGTTAGCTAAGTCATCAATGGGCGTGATACTTAATTCACTTCTCCGGTTGCTGACACCCTCCTCGACCCCCAGCCGCGGAAATCCATGCCTAGTTCCACCGTTCAGAGCCTCTACTGGGTCTGCCGCGAAAATTGGACCGGTTGGGGTAACATCTAACCTGGGGTCCCCCGAAAGCGCCCGTCAGTTCCGCTTGGGGGCCCCACTGCCCTCCCACCTCCTAAGCTGGGCGCTCCGCCTGCAAATGACGTTTTGCTGCTGCTCAGCGCAGCCACTTGCGGGGGCGGGGAGGCTGCGGGGTCGGAGGCGCCTGGAGCAAGCGAATCCTGGCCCACTGCCTGCCCAACCGCGTGACCTTGAACGAGTTAATGAACTTCACGCCTCAACGGCCaggtctgtaaaatggggtatctaACGCAGACCGCACAGCCCAGCTGTGTTTAGCAAACTTCCGGGAGCCGGTTGGAGCCTCTCCCCGTCCCTAGCGGTGATACCAGGTGACGATATGCCGCGGGGCGTCCTGCGGAGGCCACCCTAGGGCGTTGCTGCTGCCTTTGGGAGTGTGGAGCTCCAAACCATGTCGCGACAGGATGATTTCGGGAGGCCTGGATCCTCGCGCCAGGGGGATGTGCGAGGGTACGGGATGATTCCTAATTCCTCCGGCCCACCCAAAGCCTAGATATCCAGCCTCCGCGCCTCTCGCCCTGAGGGCCCCGCCCTCAATCCCGCCCTCCTCTAACCCGCTACCCCATTGGTGGCGTCCGGCGGCGCGGCCGCTGTTATTTTTCGAATATATAAGGAGGTGGAAGTGGCAGCTGCAACTAGAGGCTTCCCAGGCTGGTGCCTGAGCCCCGCGTCCCTCGCCCCCCGCCCTCCCCGCATCCCTCTCCTCCCTCGCGCCTGGCCCTGtggctcttcctccctccctcccttccccccccaccccccccgcgCCCGCTGCCTCCCTCGGCCCAGCCAGCTGTGCCGGCGTTTGTTGGCTGCCTTGCGCCCGGCCCTCCAGCCAGCTTTCTGCCGACCCCGCAGCGATGGAGGTGCCCCAGCCGGAGCCCGCGCCAGGCTCGGCTCGCAGTCCGGCATGCGTGCGCGGTGGCGCCCAGCGTCCCGGCCACCTCCCGGGCCTCCTGCTGGGATCTCATGGCCTCCTGGTGTCTCCGGTGCGCGCGACCGCTTCCTCGCCGGTCACCACCCTCACCCAGACCATGCATGACCTCGCCGGGCTCGGCAGGTAGGACACCCCAAGGAGGCTGGATATGGGGGTGAGAGGCCCGGTCTGGAGTCCTGGGCCTCCTGGAGAACCGGGGATGGTATtcgaatccaggaggtggagtccGGGGGAGGCATCCTGGGCAGTGGAGAGGTACGCCCTTGTCCCTTCACAGGGGCCCAGGACATGGGAGGTGAGACCTGGGCTGTGCCCCCCACACCCTCCAGGTGACCTGCTCTCAGTCTACACAAGCCTCTCCAAGTCTTTCCCCTCACTCCCTCCTCCCTCATTGTGCCTCCACCACGCTACTTCCCTAATCTCTGCCCAGATAGCCACCATTTTGCTCCAGGATGGGATTCCCAAGCCTGGAGAGGGAACTTGAGGGTGGCAGAGCCGTGGAGCACTCACACATCCATACCCCCGCTCCCTCCACCCCAATTCTGCCCCCAGAATTAAGGCAATTAATTAAACACTGATCCTGCTCCCTAAGTGCAAGGGGAGAGCTGGGTTGTTCCAGTAGGAGAACCTGGTCTCGGTCCATCCTTCAGGAAGGATCCTGGAAAGATGGGGGTCTGACAGGGTCTGACAGTTTAGGGGAAGGCTCTCCTGGGCGTCTCGGCTAGACCACCAGcccctaggctggtctccatccAGGCCGCCTTGCTTACACCCTGGGCTCACCTTCCCCTGCACCTGGGAGGACCTTTCCTAAACCagtcaacaaagaaaagcccctTTAGGACCTCTGTAGAATGAACCTGCCTTGAGCTGAGAAGAGGGCCGGCCCTCAGGGCCATTGCTTTCCCACTGCAGCGTTTCGCTCAGTTCTTTTCTCAGTGAGGGAGTGGGAACGTGGGCTAGCGAGGCCTTGAACCCCACCTTTCTCCTTTCCCGGGTCCCTGCTCCTTTCCCAGCGAAACCCCAAAGAGTCAGGTAGGGACCCTGCTCTTCCGCAGCCACAGCCGCCTGACGAGCCTATCCCTGTCTCGACGGGCATCTGAATCCTCCCTGTCGTCTGAATCCTCCGAATCTTCTGATGCAGGTGAGGCCCAGGGGAGCCTGGGGAGATCTGCCAGTGCCAGGAGAGTTTGTGGGggctgcctgggcctcccgaTTTCCCTGCCGATCAAACTAACATCCTCCCCACAACCTGGTGGGCCCAGGAGCCTTTCCCCCAGCCTCCACAGAGATGGGAGGAAGACACACCTCATGTGGGGCTCACCACACCCAATGTGGACTGGCTGAGTGGATGAGAGGGTGGGGCCCTCTACGCTAGATGAGATCTTACCTATGTAAAACCACACACCAAAGTTCCTAAACCACAGCCCTACCTGGGAAGCACCCAGGGCTGAGTTGGTCTTGAAAACATTCTTAGTCTATAACCTcttctttaaaaatctgttgtCTCTTCTAGAACAAATTGTTTGAAATCAGTTCAGGAAAAATACTTAGCGAGCATTGTAGTTTAAAGACACATATAAAGGAATTTCCATAGTAAACAGGGAGTGGCGTCCTGTACCATTTGGGAGACGATGTGTCAGCTCTCAGGGTCCATAATtgggttttgtttcattttctaatgTGCCAAAGTCCAAActagaaacttttctttttcttttttttttcttattgggaCATGGTTGGGGAAAGTATACAGAAATTGCCACTACTTTCAAACCAAGGTGCTCTGTCCCCTCAGGTCTCTGCATGGATTCCCCCAGCCCCGTGGACCCCCAGATGGCGGAGCAGACGTGAGTAGAGAAGGGAATATCTACTACCAAGCAGTCAGCACCTGCCTTTAAGAATCCTGGTTCTAGCATAAACTCACTGGGGAGGCCTGGGAAAACAGGCAGACCATGGGGTGGCTTCAGGATCCCCATGGTCGGGGGGCTCACTAACCTTCTCAGGCCCTGGGATTCTGCTCCCTGTCTCAGAGAAGGATCTGCTCTCATGGGAGCCAACCAAGAGTGGGCtcagggccaggggtggtgggGACAGTGGCCAATGGGAGAGCAGATACTAGGCTACAGCCCATGTCTTGCAGGAATACAAGCCCAGCGTatgtcctgtttttctttcttgcctatacccttttttttctgtgaaatattacaatttaaaaatatgatccaGTTAATTCAAAACTTTAACTCACTCTAGGCCAAACAAAACACAGTTGCCTGCAGATTGATTTGGCTCTTGGCCAATCAGCAACCTTTGACTTCGATGACACTTGACCCTCTGGCCAGCCCTGGTCCAGGCTCTTTGTGCAAGGGAATGGAGAGAGAGTTGGTGGGCTCTGGCCTGGACAGACACCTTCCCCTTGGCTGTGGGCGTGGGTGGTGTCTTCCAGAGCACAGCTGTTCCCGTCCAGTTGTTAAAGCCCAAGCAGCTGGGCAGCTGCCAGCCATTAGTAGGGACAGCTGGGCATCCCTAGCCTGTGCTGGGGACTGTGGCTTTGGGTTTAGGGTAGTGACTTGTCTTACCTCCCATTGCCTTTGATCAGACTACGCTGGGCTGCAGATTGGTTCACAAACAGGAAATGGGGAGAGGATCgggtggggttgggggactgCAGGTTGGTTTTGGTGGCAGCACAGAGCAGTCTTGCCCTACCCCCAAGGCTCATGTGCAAGCCAATGAAATTGGTCATCCCTGATGCCGGGTCGGCTGGGCACAGCAGCCCCCCCAGGAGGCATCCCCCTCATACTTTATCCCTGAGTGGTTCCCTGCCCCACACCTGCTTTGACAGTTATacagagtttctcagaaagaagctctgtgtgtgtgtgtgtgtctatgtgtgtgtagaTGCACAAAAGCTCTTCGTGGCAGGTGGTCTCCTGTAACACGGCTCGGGGGTGGGGCCTCAGAGGGAACATGTGTTGGAATCCCTTGCCTGCTGGCCTCTTCTAAGGCAGAAGGAGGGGGTGGGACAGAGGCTGGTCCTGGAAAATTCCAtaagagggaggagaggatgtGGCCCTGCACGTTTGTCACTAGGGGGTCTGCTGTATCAGACTGGAGCTGCTTGGGGGACCCCTAAAGCAGGCCCCAGTCCTGGGAGGACCGGGAGCCAGGCCAGCTCCTCACAGGGGAGAGGAAGCCTCGCCTTGTTGTCCAGGCCCTGGAGACACCCACATTGCTGGGTGCCCCTGGCCTATCACCATAGGATGGATGGATGCCTTTCCTGGCAGCCATATGGCCCCGCTGAGGTGATTTGCATACAGGTGGAAGGCCTGGTGCAGGCTGGCGAGACTGTTGCCTTGGTGACGCCTCCCTGACCCTGTGACCTGCCCCAGCTGTCTCTATCACTGTCATTCTCTGGGCTTTCTTTCATTCAGGGCAGCCTTTAAAATTCTAGGCTGCCTCTTATCTCCCCCCTCCCCAATACCTGGGCCCCCTGATGGTTGGGCGTTCTTCCTACCCAACCCCTTCCACTGGCTTGAGCCCTGGCCCTTGTCTTTGCCCTTATTCCCCCCTGGACTGGAGACCTGGTACTGGGAACTGGGGGACTGGGGGACTGGGGGCCTGGTGCTGGGGTGGGTGATGGGTGCAAAGGGAGGATAGGTTGCATGGGACCCTTCTCTGTCCTAGGTTTGAACAGGCCATCCAGGCAGCCAGCCGGGTCATTCGAAAGTAAGTGTTCCCGGACCTCTTCCATCTACCACGGGCTTTCCCCTAGGATGTATAGGGATCCGGAAGGGCATGCTACATGCTCTCGGTCCCtgccctgcctctcccagctctcACCTGTCCCCATTTCCTCCTGTAGAGAGCAGTTTGCCATCAGACGCTTCCAGTCTATGCCGGTGAGTATCTTTGAGGCCTGACTGAGGCTTAGACATGCTGGCCAGGTATGGGGTAGATGAGCAGGAGGCATCCAGGGATCACCTCCCAGCTGGGCGTCCCGGGCAGGCTgtgggagatggggtttcagagGTAGATAGGTAAgtgggaggagctggaggagaggTGGAGAAGGTAGGGCCTGGGCTGGTGCCGGAGTAATGCAGCCTTCATTCCTCTGCCTGCTGCCCTGCTTGGCTCTCTAGGTGAGGCTGCTGGGTCAAAGCCCCGTGCTTCGGAACATCACCAACTCCCAGGCGCCCGACGGCCAGAGGAAGAGCGAGGCGGGCGGTGGAGCTGCCAGCAGCTCTGGGGAAGACAAGGAGAACGTGCGCTTCTGGAAGACCGGGATGGGAGCTCTCCGGGGAGAGGAGGGGGCATGCTGGGGTGGTTTCCTGGCACGTGAGGACCCTCCTCTCCCATCTTGGCTGCAGGATGGGTTTGTCTTCAAGATGCCATGGAAGCCCACACATCCCAGCTCCACCCATGCTCTGGCAGAGTGGGCCAGCCGCAGGGAAGCCTTTGCCCAGAGGCCCAGCTCGGCCCCTGACCTGATGGTACATCCAGAGAGCTGACCCCTGGCAGGGGCCTGGGGAGGCAGCCTGAGGGAAGAGGAGGGTGGCCCTGAGCCCCCGGGCACTGGGAACTTTTCCTCAGGATGATGGGGGCAAGAACTGTCCCCACCTCTAAGTCTGTGTCTGCCTGTCATGTGGACAGTGTCTCAGTCCTGAGCGGAAGATGGAAGTGGAGGAACTCAGCCCCCTGGCCCGAGGTCGCTTCTCTCTCACCCCTGCAGAGGGGGATACCGAGGAAGATGATGGATTTGTGGACATCCTAGAGAGTGACTTAAAGGTAAACAGACTTGTCCCGCCAGGCCCCTACCTCCCCATCTCTGGGTTCACCCAAAAGAAGAGAGCTCTGAGCCCCTGTGGCAGGACCGTGACCTCGTTCCAGTGTCAGAAGAAGAATTTGAGGTAACCGAGTAACAGCCTAACCTCTGGCCAATCAGAGAAGAGCAGGTGGCTGGTGCCACAGTGGAGGGGAGGTTGCGGAGGTAGGGGAGCGTCTCACCCCAACCTGGGGTTTGCCAGGGAAACAGGGAAGGCTGTGCTGGAGGATTCCGGGACTGGAGGGGTTTGGCCTATGCCTGTGGGTGTGACCCTATCCTTGCTAATCCGGCCTCAGGATGATGATGCAGTTCCCCCAGGCATGGAGAGTCTCATTAGCGCCCCACTGGTCAAGACcttggaaaaggaagaggaacaggtgTGCCTCTGGGGTGGCCCCTCCGAATTTGGAGGCATGAGGTCCATCCTACCCTCCAGTGGATTTGAGGgatggggtggggcctgggcacTCTGATCCCTAACCTGCTATCTCCACCAGGACCTGGTCATGTACAGCAAGTGCCAGCGGCTCTTCCGCTCTCCGTCCATGCCCTGCAGCGTGATCCGGCCCATCCTTAAGAGGCTGGAGCGGCCCCAGGACAGGGACACACCTGTACAGAATAAGCGGAGGCGGAGTGTGACCCCTCCTGAGGAGCAGCAGGAGCCTGAGGAACCTGTGAGTGCCTTCCTCCTGGAGCCCACTTTTGCATGCACCTGGGCAGCCACCCCCTTGGCTAAGTTTGTGGCAGAGGGCAGGTGGCAGCCTGGGCATGGCAGAGAAAGGGGGTACCAGCCAGACAGGGCATTGAGGGACAGCCCCACCCTGACTCTGGCCTCCATCTGGCTCACTTTCCAGAAAGTCCGCGTCCTCCGCTCAAAATCACTGTGTCACGATGAGATTGAGAACCTCCTGGACAGTGACCACCGAGAGCTGATTGGAGATTACTCTAAGGTACCTGCAGCAGCGAAGGACCCCTTGGGGGCTTGACCTCTTACTGACTAGGGGTCCTGTAGCCTAGGGGATGCTTGagtttctccctctccccagagctccccttttctttgtcctttgtatcttttcttttttttttttttgagacggagtctggctctgtcgcccaggctggagtgcagtggccggatctcagctcactgcaagctccgcctcccgggtttacgccattctcctgcctcagcctccggagtagctgggactacaggcgcccgccacctcgcccggctagtttttttttttgtatttttagtagagacggggttccaccgtgttcgccaggatggtctcgatctcctgacctcgtgatccgcctgtctcggcctcccaaagtgctgggattacaggcttgagccaccgcgcccggcccctttgtATCTTTTCATCCTTCGTTCTCATATAGACTCCTCCCTCTGGCCCTCCTTGTCTCCTGAGTCTACCTCAAGTCAGTCCAGGCATCTGTTGCGTCTCCATCTTATTTCCAAGCTCATACCTAGCTTGGAACCCCATCATGCCTCACCTTCGGGCTTGGCAGAGGGTAGGGAGCAGAGTGTGGAGTTCATCTCTTCCACTTCcctttttcatttccctttccccttggAAGGTTGTTCCCTGGGTGTCAGACCCAAGAGGCCCTCTCAGTTGCTATGGGACCCAGAGCTGAATTtgaaggccaaagcaggtgtgGCCTCTGAGTTTGGGAATGAAACTTCATTCTTTCCAGGCTCCTGGTCTTACCAATTTAACTTTTTCCTCTCTCCCgcatcccttcccttcccttcaggCCTTCCTCCTACAGACGGTAGATGGAAAGCACCAAGACCTCAAGTACATCTCACCAGAAACGGTAAACAGCGTTGCGCCATTTTCTAGGCATATTTAGGACTGTAGCTCCGTTGTTGACCTTCCCTGGGGACAGGCTGTATGAACTGTGCCAGAGGACGGGCTAGGGCCACCTGCTGGCTGCCAGCCTGACCTTCTGGAACCAACCCCCATGACCTCCTACAGATGGTGGCTCTGTTGATGGGCAAGTTCAGCAACATCGTGGATAAATTTGTGATTGTGGACTGCAGATACCCCTATGAGTATGAAGGCGGGCACATCAAGGTAAGGTGGGGCAATGGGGAGAGGCCCTGAAGATCCCACCTGGTTTAGGTCCTTGCTCTGCCAAGAGCAAGAATGGGTGGAGGACGGGTGCCTCCTCTCGTGGGGAGGGTTCCTACCAAGAGAAGGACAGGGACTGCAGGGGGAAGGGcctgcctcctgggcccagggCTGTGCCTGACCTCTGGCTCCTCTGACAGACTGCGGTGAACTTGCCCCTGGAACGCGACGCCGAGAGCTTCCTGCTACAGAGCCCCATCACACCCTGTAGCCTGGACAAGAGAGTCATCCTCATTTTCCACTGTGAATTCTCATCTGAGCGTGGGCCCCGCATGTGAGTCCCAGCTCCGCCCAGCCAGCTAGTGTCTGCCCCGGCCTTCCCTGCCCAGGCTCACAGGTGCTGGCACCATTGCGATGGCCAGGGGTGCAAGTCAGGGTTCTGCTCTGTCCCATCTGATGGCCTAGAGCTGACCTCAGCCCCGCTTCACTGCGCATGGTACCCACCTCCCATCTCCCTCACTGTCCTGCCTATCAAACCTCATGTCCACCCCCATCCATTGCTGCCACCCTCAGAAAATCTAGTTCCAAGTCTCTAGCAGTGTCTTTCTCGAAATCTAAGGGCCCCATGTCAGTCCCCAGTGACACTGACCCTCCCCATGTTCAGTGCTGTTAGGTCTCCATTGGAACCTCCTCCACTGGCATCCACAGCACCTGGGCCCTCCCTGGCTGAGCTCCTTCTGTCCCTGTTCCTGTTCTGCCTGGCCATctgtcctcccacccctgcctccttcTGGGTTGCCACTGGTCCATCAGACTGCTAGTGACTACCCAGTCTGGCCTCACCCATGTGGTGGGAATCTGTACCCAGAGGCCCCTTACAGAGTCACATCCCTGTGGCCCTCCCATCTTCTCCAGGCATCCCAGCATGTGGCACCCACTTCCACCGGGGCACCAGGCCTGGGCACTGGCTTCAGTCTTgggtcctcctcctcccttcttcccaccGCTGATCCTCACTGGGTCTTGTCCAGGAGTGGCCCGAATGGGTCCCTTGAATTTGGCCCACTTGTCTCCTCTCCTGCTTCTCCTTTCCTGGTCCAGGCACAGATATCTCTAACAAAGATGGTGTAACTGCTTTCTAGAAACAGAGAGCACATCCCCTTGATTTTAcctccttccttccacctccCCACCCTCTTCTGTAGCCAGACTAATCTAAAAAGTATTCTTTTGGTTACATTCCTGTGCTCAAAGCCTTCTGTGGCTCCCCAAGGCCCTCAAAGGAGGGGACGTGGGGAATAGGTCCTATGATGTACAAGCCACTGCATGTCCCGTTCTGACCACACCCTGCCCATGATGCCTCAGGTGCCGTTTCATCAGGGAACGAGACCGTGCTGTTAACGACTACCCTAGCCTCTACTACCCCGAGATGTATATCCTGAAAGGCGGCTACAAGGAGTTCTTCCCTCAGCACCCGGTAGCGTGGGTGGGGAAGGCCACTGTCTTCGTGTGAGGGTTggcttggccaggctggagccATGGGAA encodes the following:
- the CDC25B gene encoding M-phase inducer phosphatase 2 isoform X6, with the protein product MPVRLLGQSPVLRNITNSQAPDGQRKSEAGGGAASSSGEDKENDGFVFKMPWKPTHPSSTHALAEWASRREAFAQRPSSAPDLMCLSPERKMEVEELSPLARGRFSLTPAEGDTEEDDGFVDILESDLKDDDAVPPGMESLISAPLVKTLEKEEEQDLVMYSKCQRLFRSPSMPCSVIRPILKRLERPQDRDTPVQNKRRRSVTPPEEQQEPEEPKVRVLRSKSLCHDEIENLLDSDHRELIGDYSKAFLLQTVDGKHQDLKYISPETMVALLMGKFSNIVDKFVIVDCRYPYEYEGGHIKTAVNLPLERDAESFLLQSPITPCSLDKRVILIFHCEFSSERGPRMCRFIRERDRAVNDYPSLYYPEMYILKGGYKEFFPQHPNFCEPQDYRPMNHEAFKDELKTFRLKTRSWAGERSRRELCSRLQDQ
- the CDC25B gene encoding M-phase inducer phosphatase 2 isoform X1, whose protein sequence is MISGGLDPRARGMCEAMEVPQPEPAPGSARSPACVRGGAQRPGHLPGLLLGSHGLLVSPVRATASSPVTTLTQTMHDLAGLGSHSRLTSLSLSRRASESSLSSESSESSDAGLCMDSPSPVDPQMAEQTFEQAIQAASRVIRKEQFAIRRFQSMPVRLLGQSPVLRNITNSQAPDGQRKSEAGGGAASSSGEDKENVRFWKTGMGALRGEEGACWGGFLAREDPPLPSWLQDGFVFKMPWKPTHPSSTHALAEWASRREAFAQRPSSAPDLMCLSPERKMEVEELSPLARGRFSLTPAEGDTEEDDGFVDILESDLKDDDAVPPGMESLISAPLVKTLEKEEEQDLVMYSKCQRLFRSPSMPCSVIRPILKRLERPQDRDTPVQNKRRRSVTPPEEQQEPEEPKVRVLRSKSLCHDEIENLLDSDHRELIGDYSKAFLLQTVDGKHQDLKYISPETMVALLMGKFSNIVDKFVIVDCRYPYEYEGGHIKTAVNLPLERDAESFLLQSPITPCSLDKRVILIFHCEFSSERGPRMCRFIRERDRAVNDYPSLYYPEMYILKGGYKEFFPQHPNFCEPQDYRPMNHEAFKDELKTFRLKTRSWAGERSRRELCSRLQDQ
- the CDC25B gene encoding M-phase inducer phosphatase 2 isoform X2, which encodes MNFTPQRPAMEVPQPEPAPGSARSPACVRGGAQRPGHLPGLLLGSHGLLVSPVRATASSPVTTLTQTMHDLAGLGSHSRLTSLSLSRRASESSLSSESSESSDAGLCMDSPSPVDPQMAEQTFEQAIQAASRVIRKEQFAIRRFQSMPVRLLGQSPVLRNITNSQAPDGQRKSEAGGGAASSSGEDKENVRFWKTGMGALRGEEGACWGGFLAREDPPLPSWLQDGFVFKMPWKPTHPSSTHALAEWASRREAFAQRPSSAPDLMCLSPERKMEVEELSPLARGRFSLTPAEGDTEEDDGFVDILESDLKDDDAVPPGMESLISAPLVKTLEKEEEQDLVMYSKCQRLFRSPSMPCSVIRPILKRLERPQDRDTPVQNKRRRSVTPPEEQQEPEEPKVRVLRSKSLCHDEIENLLDSDHRELIGDYSKAFLLQTVDGKHQDLKYISPETMVALLMGKFSNIVDKFVIVDCRYPYEYEGGHIKTAVNLPLERDAESFLLQSPITPCSLDKRVILIFHCEFSSERGPRMCRFIRERDRAVNDYPSLYYPEMYILKGGYKEFFPQHPNFCEPQDYRPMNHEAFKDELKTFRLKTRSWAGERSRRELCSRLQDQ
- the CDC25B gene encoding M-phase inducer phosphatase 2 isoform X4, producing the protein MNFTPQRPAMEVPQPEPAPGSARSPACVRGGAQRPGHLPGLLLGSHGLLVSPVRATASSPVTTLTQTMHDLAGLGSETPKSQVGTLLFRSHSRLTSLSLSRRASESSLSSESSESSDAGLCMDSPSPVDPQMAEQTFEQAIQAASRVIRKEQFAIRRFQSMPVRLLGQSPVLRNITNSQAPDGQRKSEAGGGAASSSGEDKENDGFVFKMPWKPTHPSSTHALAEWASRREAFAQRPSSAPDLMCLSPERKMEVEELSPLARGRFSLTPAEGDTEEDDGFVDILESDLKDDDAVPPGMESLISAPLVKTLEKEEEQDLVMYSKCQRLFRSPSMPCSVIRPILKRLERPQDRDTPVQNKRRRSVTPPEEQQEPEEPKVRVLRSKSLCHDEIENLLDSDHRELIGDYSKAFLLQTVDGKHQDLKYISPETMVALLMGKFSNIVDKFVIVDCRYPYEYEGGHIKTAVNLPLERDAESFLLQSPITPCSLDKRVILIFHCEFSSERGPRMCRFIRERDRAVNDYPSLYYPEMYILKGGYKEFFPQHPNFCEPQDYRPMNHEAFKDELKTFRLKTRSWAGERSRRELCSRLQDQ
- the CDC25B gene encoding M-phase inducer phosphatase 2 isoform X5, producing the protein MISGGLDPRARGMCEAMEVPQPEPAPGSARSPACVRGGAQRPGHLPGLLLGSHGLLVSPVRATASSPVTTLTQTMHDLAGLGSHSRLTSLSLSRRASESSLSSESSESSDAGLCMDSPSPVDPQMAEQTFEQAIQAASRVIRKEQFAIRRFQSMPVRLLGQSPVLRNITNSQAPDGQRKSEAGGGAASSSGEDKENDGFVFKMPWKPTHPSSTHALAEWASRREAFAQRPSSAPDLMCLSPERKMEVEELSPLARGRFSLTPAEGDTEEDDGFVDILESDLKDDDAVPPGMESLISAPLVKTLEKEEEQDLVMYSKCQRLFRSPSMPCSVIRPILKRLERPQDRDTPVQNKRRRSVTPPEEQQEPEEPKVRVLRSKSLCHDEIENLLDSDHRELIGDYSKAFLLQTVDGKHQDLKYISPETMVALLMGKFSNIVDKFVIVDCRYPYEYEGGHIKTAVNLPLERDAESFLLQSPITPCSLDKRVILIFHCEFSSERGPRMCRFIRERDRAVNDYPSLYYPEMYILKGGYKEFFPQHPNFCEPQDYRPMNHEAFKDELKTFRLKTRSWAGERSRRELCSRLQDQ
- the CDC25B gene encoding M-phase inducer phosphatase 2 isoform X3 encodes the protein MISGGLDPRARGMCEAMEVPQPEPAPGSARSPACVRGGAQRPGHLPGLLLGSHGLLVSPVRATASSPVTTLTQTMHDLAGLGSETPKSQVGTLLFRSHSRLTSLSLSRRASESSLSSESSESSDAGLCMDSPSPVDPQMAEQTFEQAIQAASRVIRKEQFAIRRFQSMPVRLLGQSPVLRNITNSQAPDGQRKSEAGGGAASSSGEDKENDGFVFKMPWKPTHPSSTHALAEWASRREAFAQRPSSAPDLMCLSPERKMEVEELSPLARGRFSLTPAEGDTEEDDGFVDILESDLKDDDAVPPGMESLISAPLVKTLEKEEEQDLVMYSKCQRLFRSPSMPCSVIRPILKRLERPQDRDTPVQNKRRRSVTPPEEQQEPEEPKVRVLRSKSLCHDEIENLLDSDHRELIGDYSKAFLLQTVDGKHQDLKYISPETMVALLMGKFSNIVDKFVIVDCRYPYEYEGGHIKTAVNLPLERDAESFLLQSPITPCSLDKRVILIFHCEFSSERGPRMCRFIRERDRAVNDYPSLYYPEMYILKGGYKEFFPQHPNFCEPQDYRPMNHEAFKDELKTFRLKTRSWAGERSRRELCSRLQDQ